Proteins encoded within one genomic window of Dyadobacter chenhuakuii:
- a CDS encoding SusC/RagA family TonB-linked outer membrane protein produces the protein MAQNLSNLFKKHRSVCLLWLLTALLGGSALQSFAQGEVRGVIKSADGSGVLPGVNVLVKGTQQGTVSDGEGKYVLRGLQPDAVLVFSFIGYKPQEATVGKATSLDITLELDAANLHEVVVVGYGAQKKENLSGAVDVVDSKMLEARPIQNVAQGLQGAVPNLNIDFVSGEPGQAPNINIRGFTSINGGNPLILVDNVPMDAAELSFIAPSDIKSISVLKDASSAAIYGARAAYGVILITTKTGTGEKMSINYSNNFSFGKPTVLPNKVIDPYIYMRLLETSTDNTPWDNVNYTASQYAWAKDRSDNPSGTDPIRLNPVDNSLYEYMGNTDWTKYFLDNFTLSQRHNISLAGKSGKTTYYLSGAYDSQNGALKIAEDKFDRYTTRGKVNFQPYKWLSIGNNTSIALTERAKPYQLSIQRLYDLFPTSVDKNPDGTWANTDVGRVAAQLTEGGRSLKKDNMFQTTFNAEMSFFEDMLKFNSDFTTRRENINYAGNQSKVRIGYGPSDIREEGNNIAYRRADNVNYTVFNAYATFNKALGFHSLNAIAGYNQESNRAEYFEAQKAGVISASLPSIGLATGEALVGEGIREWAIRGAFYRLNYIYKDKYIVEFNGRYDGSSKFPKDKRFGFFPSASAAWKVDGEEFWKPVSKVVNHFKIRGSYGLLGNQFVSEYGYIAKMGTKRGQYIVDGNVPQVVTSDAPVSPNYTWEKVTSANIGADLGFFQHKITASFDYYSRDTKGMLTQGRDLPDVLGAAEPRENAADLRTKGWELSVGYDEDFNVGGKNLRFNSKFTLGDSRSTITGFDNPNKNLTQYYKGMELGEMWGLKSDGLFQTQDEISKLDQTQIIPWGALSVVPGWPKYQDLDGNGKIEKGTTVDNAKDLSRIGNVTPRLRFGLNLGAEWNGFDFRAFFQGIGKMDYYPLNYLYWGFYQQPYAGGYAHLLDFYRGAADSDVLRGQHSQSYINAGLADANTDAKFPVLQSWLADRNLGERVDQSQGLAIPQTRYMLSGAYVRLKNITIGYTFPSAMLQKIKVSRLRVYASGENLAELSGVKKFFDPESITDNVDKVDPSKSTSSGWGYAYPFQRKFSFGLELQF, from the coding sequence ATGGCGCAAAATCTATCTAACTTGTTTAAAAAGCATCGGTCGGTTTGCCTGTTATGGCTGCTGACGGCTTTATTGGGAGGCTCGGCGCTCCAATCCTTTGCGCAGGGCGAGGTGAGGGGAGTAATCAAATCGGCTGACGGCAGCGGCGTGCTGCCCGGCGTGAACGTACTGGTGAAAGGAACGCAGCAAGGAACAGTTTCTGACGGCGAGGGAAAATATGTCCTGCGCGGTTTACAGCCTGATGCCGTTCTTGTTTTCTCATTTATAGGTTACAAACCGCAGGAAGCAACGGTAGGCAAGGCAACATCCCTGGACATTACCCTCGAACTGGATGCGGCCAATCTGCACGAAGTGGTCGTGGTGGGTTATGGTGCCCAGAAAAAGGAAAACCTTTCGGGAGCGGTGGACGTGGTAGACAGCAAAATGCTGGAAGCCAGGCCAATCCAGAATGTAGCGCAGGGTTTGCAAGGCGCAGTTCCCAACCTTAACATTGACTTCGTAAGCGGCGAGCCGGGGCAGGCTCCCAACATCAACATCCGTGGTTTTACTTCCATTAATGGTGGTAACCCGCTGATTTTAGTTGATAATGTGCCGATGGACGCGGCGGAGCTGAGTTTCATTGCGCCTTCGGACATTAAGAGTATTTCGGTTTTGAAAGATGCTTCTTCGGCAGCCATTTACGGAGCGCGTGCGGCCTACGGCGTGATCCTTATTACGACTAAAACCGGCACAGGGGAAAAGATGAGCATCAACTACTCTAACAACTTTTCATTCGGTAAACCCACCGTGCTTCCCAACAAAGTGATTGATCCGTATATATACATGCGTTTGCTTGAAACTTCGACGGATAACACGCCCTGGGACAACGTTAATTACACGGCGAGCCAGTATGCCTGGGCCAAAGACCGCTCAGACAACCCCTCCGGAACCGATCCGATCCGCCTGAACCCGGTCGATAATTCGCTTTATGAATACATGGGTAACACGGACTGGACCAAATATTTCCTGGATAATTTTACGCTTTCGCAGCGCCACAACATTTCGCTTGCCGGGAAATCGGGTAAGACAACTTATTATTTATCAGGCGCGTATGATTCTCAGAATGGTGCGTTGAAAATTGCAGAGGACAAATTCGACCGTTACACCACGCGTGGCAAGGTTAACTTCCAGCCTTACAAATGGCTTTCCATCGGAAACAACACTTCCATTGCCCTGACTGAAAGAGCCAAACCGTATCAACTCTCGATCCAAAGGCTTTATGACCTGTTCCCTACATCGGTGGATAAAAATCCGGACGGAACCTGGGCCAATACGGATGTGGGCAGAGTAGCGGCGCAGCTGACGGAAGGCGGTCGTTCACTCAAAAAGGACAATATGTTTCAGACGACTTTCAATGCGGAAATGTCCTTTTTTGAAGATATGCTGAAATTTAATTCTGATTTCACTACGCGGAGAGAGAACATTAATTACGCGGGAAACCAGTCCAAAGTGCGGATCGGATATGGGCCGTCGGACATTCGCGAAGAGGGCAATAATATTGCCTACCGCAGAGCGGATAATGTTAACTACACTGTTTTTAATGCTTATGCGACCTTTAACAAGGCCTTAGGATTTCACAGTCTGAATGCCATAGCAGGTTACAACCAGGAGTCAAACCGGGCTGAGTATTTCGAGGCGCAGAAAGCGGGTGTTATTTCTGCTTCCTTACCAAGCATAGGCCTGGCAACTGGCGAGGCACTTGTGGGTGAGGGAATCCGTGAGTGGGCGATCCGGGGCGCGTTTTACCGTTTGAACTACATTTATAAAGACAAATACATTGTCGAGTTCAATGGTCGTTACGACGGTTCTTCCAAGTTCCCGAAGGACAAGCGTTTTGGTTTCTTCCCGTCGGCGTCGGCGGCCTGGAAAGTAGACGGTGAGGAGTTTTGGAAGCCAGTGTCGAAGGTTGTAAACCATTTTAAGATCCGTGGATCCTACGGTTTGCTGGGTAACCAGTTTGTGAGTGAATACGGCTACATCGCCAAGATGGGGACTAAGAGAGGCCAATACATTGTAGACGGCAACGTGCCGCAAGTGGTAACTTCGGACGCACCGGTTTCACCTAATTATACCTGGGAAAAAGTAACGTCCGCCAATATAGGCGCTGATCTTGGCTTTTTTCAACACAAAATCACGGCTTCATTTGACTATTACAGCCGGGATACTAAGGGAATGCTCACGCAGGGCCGCGATCTTCCGGACGTGCTCGGTGCGGCTGAGCCGAGAGAAAATGCGGCAGACCTGAGAACAAAAGGTTGGGAACTGTCCGTGGGTTATGATGAAGATTTCAATGTAGGCGGAAAAAACCTGCGCTTCAACAGCAAGTTCACATTGGGCGACAGCCGTTCAACGATCACGGGCTTCGACAACCCGAACAAGAATTTGACCCAATATTACAAAGGTATGGAGCTTGGTGAAATGTGGGGACTGAAAAGCGATGGCCTTTTCCAGACGCAGGACGAGATCAGCAAGCTCGACCAAACGCAGATCATTCCCTGGGGTGCATTGTCGGTTGTGCCGGGCTGGCCTAAATATCAGGACCTGGATGGCAATGGTAAAATAGAAAAAGGGACGACAGTGGATAATGCCAAAGACCTTTCAAGGATCGGCAATGTTACGCCGAGGCTTCGTTTTGGGTTGAATCTGGGCGCAGAATGGAATGGTTTTGATTTCCGCGCATTCTTCCAGGGCATTGGTAAAATGGATTATTACCCACTCAATTATCTCTATTGGGGCTTTTACCAGCAGCCATATGCCGGCGGATACGCGCATTTGCTCGATTTTTATCGCGGCGCGGCTGATAGCGACGTCCTGCGCGGACAACATTCGCAGTCCTATATCAACGCCGGCCTGGCCGATGCCAACACCGACGCGAAGTTCCCCGTATTGCAATCCTGGCTTGCAGACAGAAACCTGGGTGAACGGGTGGACCAGTCGCAGGGGCTTGCGATTCCGCAGACTCGTTACATGCTGAGCGGCGCTTATGTGAGACTCAAAAACATTACGATCGGTTATACATTCCCATCGGCGATGCTGCAAAAAATCAAGGTTTCGAGACTGCGCGTTTATGCAAGCGGCGAAAACCTGGCGGAGCTTTCGGGGGTGAAGAAGTTCTTTGACCCGGAATCCATCACGGATAATGTCGATAAAGTAGACCCTTCCAAGAGCACTTCAAGCGGCTGGGGATATGCTTATCCGTTCCAGCGGAAATTCTCATTCGGATTGGAACTGCAGTTTTAA
- a CDS encoding haloalkane dehalogenase encodes MKTTQNTEIEVAFQLRKKYKTINGLRMAYLDYGKGDPIIFLHGNPTSSYIWRNVLPYVQDLGRCIAPDLPGMGDSGHFSNASDYNFANNMMHLDMLFSTLGIHENIIFVAHDWGSGLAFDWARKHPGAVKGFVYMEAITRPRAWDEVPGAARETFQKLRTSEGEEMVLMKNSFIEFNLPKTILRTLSDKEMAEYRRPFSEPGEDRRAMLA; translated from the coding sequence ATGAAAACAACTCAAAACACGGAAATCGAAGTTGCCTTTCAGCTTCGGAAAAAGTATAAGACTATCAATGGGCTGCGAATGGCTTACCTGGACTATGGCAAAGGTGATCCCATTATTTTTCTTCACGGCAACCCAACGTCAAGCTATATCTGGCGAAATGTTCTTCCATATGTACAGGATCTGGGACGGTGCATTGCTCCTGATCTGCCGGGCATGGGAGACTCGGGACATTTCAGCAATGCCTCGGATTATAATTTTGCTAATAACATGATGCATCTGGATATGCTTTTCAGCACGCTCGGCATTCATGAAAATATCATTTTTGTGGCGCATGACTGGGGCTCGGGCCTCGCTTTTGACTGGGCAAGGAAACATCCTGGTGCCGTGAAAGGATTCGTGTATATGGAAGCCATTACCAGGCCACGCGCCTGGGACGAAGTACCCGGTGCAGCACGCGAAACTTTTCAAAAACTGCGGACCAGTGAAGGAGAAGAAATGGTCCTGATGAAGAACTCATTTATAGAGTTTAATTTACCAAAAACGATCCTGCGCACATTGTCGGACAAAGAAATGGCGGAATACCGTCGCCCATTTTCTGAGCCCGGCGAAGACAGGCGGGCCATGCTTGCCTGA
- a CDS encoding ABC transporter permease → MALRSLIQNKWYSAITVTGLATALTITLFIGLYIKNELNFDRYNENSERIYRVNSDISFSLQGLQTAAAPTPLGATLKTEFPEVEETVRLGKYQNCLVKSTRDNVREQAILLADSTIFRVFTLKMLSGNPATALAKPNSVVITERMARKYFGTTHALNKVLTFNNNESRQVTAVIGDIPAESHFQADFILPLWETRDAKADKWGNHIFNTYILLKPGTSPKAVQAKFEKILQTYLDPALRRFFNTTLAEARKQGNYFRYSLIPLTDIHLHSNRAGELTPNGSMEYVYIFAGIALFILMIAVVNFINLTTARSVKRAREIGVRKVLGSNRIGLIYQFLSESMLIAFISMLVAIGILVSMLPVFNSLTGESLLVSEFTTLPVTFFLFLGTVAVGLLAGIYPAFYISSFQPATAIKNGSGSHPKRQSLRSSLVVFQFSMSVILIIATLLINQQLQFIQSKNVGYGKEQVIILNTPEVPEKQLRTFKEIALQDEQVKAASISSFLPVTSKRNGDYWYPEGQTDQKYSVPMQEWEVDEDYLATYKMVLVQGRNFLKGQAADSNRVVINETAAKQLGYKEPIGKSIHKQGGDRLTIVGVVKDFHYESLRTRIEPLCFMLDADIVSDKSNDALSLRLETSDMAASISVLENKWKKIAPGQPFEYSFLNESFDAMYRAEERTQVLFTTFTTIAIFISCLGLFGLATFMAEQRTKEIGVRKVLGASVKSIVTLLSGDFLKPVLFAILIASPIAWYMMSRWLQGFNYRIEIEWWVFVLAGTLAVSIALITVSFQSVRAALMNPVKSLKNE, encoded by the coding sequence ATGGCACTGCGGAGCCTGATCCAAAATAAATGGTACTCTGCAATTACGGTTACCGGGTTAGCCACCGCACTGACCATTACACTCTTTATTGGTCTCTACATTAAAAATGAGCTGAATTTTGATCGTTACAATGAAAATTCAGAACGCATATACCGAGTAAACAGTGACATCAGCTTCTCCCTACAAGGCCTGCAAACGGCTGCCGCTCCTACCCCGCTGGGCGCAACTTTGAAAACAGAATTCCCGGAAGTGGAAGAGACTGTCCGGTTGGGCAAGTATCAGAACTGCCTGGTGAAAAGCACGCGCGATAATGTCCGAGAGCAGGCTATTTTGCTTGCCGATTCTACTATATTTCGTGTTTTTACATTGAAGATGCTATCGGGCAATCCAGCAACAGCCTTAGCAAAACCCAACTCCGTGGTCATCACCGAGCGGATGGCCAGAAAGTATTTTGGCACAACCCATGCCTTAAACAAAGTTTTGACTTTCAATAATAACGAGTCCAGGCAAGTAACGGCTGTCATCGGCGACATTCCGGCAGAATCCCATTTCCAGGCCGACTTCATTCTGCCGCTTTGGGAAACCAGGGACGCAAAAGCAGACAAATGGGGAAACCATATTTTCAACACCTACATTCTGCTCAAACCCGGAACCAGTCCAAAAGCCGTCCAAGCCAAGTTTGAAAAAATATTACAAACCTATCTTGATCCTGCCTTACGACGGTTTTTCAACACTACATTGGCCGAGGCACGCAAGCAAGGCAACTACTTCCGTTATTCGTTAATCCCACTGACAGACATTCACTTACATTCCAACAGAGCAGGCGAACTAACGCCTAATGGCAGCATGGAGTATGTTTACATTTTCGCTGGCATCGCCCTGTTCATACTGATGATCGCAGTTGTGAATTTCATCAATTTGACAACGGCCCGCTCCGTCAAACGTGCACGGGAGATCGGTGTCCGAAAAGTGCTGGGGTCCAATCGCATTGGTTTGATATATCAGTTTTTGTCTGAGTCCATGCTGATCGCATTTATCTCTATGCTCGTTGCAATTGGAATCTTGGTTAGCATGCTACCTGTTTTCAATTCATTAACCGGCGAAAGTCTGTTGGTCTCAGAATTTACAACGCTGCCGGTTACTTTCTTTTTGTTCCTGGGCACAGTTGCTGTCGGCTTATTGGCAGGGATCTATCCTGCTTTTTACATTTCCTCGTTTCAGCCTGCAACGGCCATTAAAAATGGTTCCGGCTCACATCCGAAAAGGCAAAGCCTGCGGAGTTCGTTGGTCGTATTTCAATTTTCCATGTCTGTGATCCTGATCATCGCGACTTTACTGATTAACCAGCAATTGCAATTTATTCAAAGCAAAAACGTGGGCTATGGTAAAGAGCAGGTCATTATCCTGAATACTCCCGAAGTGCCCGAAAAACAGCTTCGCACTTTTAAGGAAATTGCTTTGCAGGATGAACAGGTCAAGGCGGCGAGTATCAGCAGTTTCCTGCCCGTAACCTCCAAACGGAACGGCGACTATTGGTATCCCGAGGGGCAAACTGACCAAAAATATTCAGTGCCCATGCAGGAATGGGAAGTTGATGAAGATTACCTGGCGACGTATAAAATGGTGTTGGTTCAAGGCCGTAATTTTTTAAAAGGCCAGGCGGCTGATTCAAACCGAGTCGTGATCAACGAAACTGCCGCGAAACAGCTTGGCTACAAGGAACCTATTGGAAAAAGCATTCACAAGCAAGGCGGTGACAGATTAACAATTGTGGGTGTTGTCAAAGATTTTCACTACGAATCGCTGCGAACCCGAATCGAACCATTGTGCTTCATGCTGGACGCTGATATCGTTTCCGACAAAAGCAATGATGCGCTATCGCTGCGATTGGAAACATCGGATATGGCCGCCTCAATATCCGTGTTGGAAAATAAATGGAAGAAAATCGCACCCGGTCAGCCGTTTGAATATTCTTTTCTGAATGAAAGTTTTGATGCAATGTACCGTGCCGAAGAACGGACACAGGTGCTTTTCACAACGTTTACAACCATTGCGATTTTCATTTCGTGCCTGGGCTTGTTCGGTCTGGCGACATTTATGGCCGAGCAGCGTACCAAAGAGATCGGCGTTCGGAAAGTGCTGGGGGCGTCTGTCAAAAGCATAGTAACATTGCTGTCAGGCGATTTTCTGAAACCCGTATTGTTTGCGATCCTGATCGCCTCTCCTATTGCCTGGTACATGATGAGCCGCTGGCTGCAAGGCTTTAATTACCGGATAGAAATCGAATGGTGGGTTTTTGTCCTGGCCGGAACATTAGCAGTTAGCATTGCTCTAATTACTGTTAGTTTCCAAAGCGTCAGAGCAGCGCTCATGAATCCTGTGAAGTCATTGAAAAATGAGTAG
- a CDS encoding DUF4249 domain-containing protein, with protein sequence MMTLRFKQTYKFLIVLLIILESCIVPFSPPEVSLDEQYLVVDGFFNVGGSDTNRIELRRTQNVNQTDQPVIETGASVRVEGETGISYKFVETVRGMYVLPPDAFNMGDKYRIRIQTGNGQEYVSDFVTVSVTPAIDSLTYKLDVVLDAMIFYVNAHDEQNKTKFYRWKFDETWEYESTYSSALEIVDSQIVSRKENITKCWGNKKSGSILLGSTVRLSEDIIKDLPVNTVPVSSNKLFRKYSILVKQYGLSRQAFEYWTELSKTTQLTGGLFDPQPAQVTGNIKNVSDPTKLVFGYFSASTEETKRVTISPSLGKFPRCTEPDTIPVRCTGFPDDPCAFNTQKLLLTYWGPRTDFVLVATPECTDCHTAGGTNQKPAFW encoded by the coding sequence ATGATGACTCTGCGGTTCAAGCAAACATATAAGTTCCTAATTGTGCTCCTGATCATTTTGGAAAGCTGCATTGTGCCGTTTTCGCCTCCCGAGGTGAGCCTGGACGAGCAATATCTTGTAGTTGACGGTTTTTTCAATGTGGGCGGCAGCGACACCAACCGCATTGAGCTGCGCAGGACGCAAAATGTCAATCAGACGGATCAGCCTGTCATTGAAACTGGCGCCTCGGTGAGGGTGGAAGGTGAGACGGGGATCAGCTATAAATTTGTGGAAACTGTGCGCGGAATGTATGTACTTCCTCCTGATGCATTTAATATGGGCGATAAATACCGGATCCGGATTCAAACTGGAAACGGACAGGAATATGTGTCGGATTTTGTAACAGTAAGTGTGACACCGGCTATTGACAGTCTTACTTACAAGCTGGATGTCGTTCTCGATGCCATGATATTTTATGTCAATGCGCACGACGAGCAGAACAAAACGAAGTTTTACCGCTGGAAATTCGACGAAACCTGGGAATACGAATCGACTTATTCCTCGGCCCTGGAAATTGTGGACAGCCAGATTGTATCCCGAAAAGAGAACATTACCAAGTGCTGGGGGAATAAAAAAAGCGGCAGCATTTTACTAGGAAGTACAGTCCGGCTCAGCGAGGATATTATCAAAGATCTGCCTGTAAACACAGTTCCAGTCTCGTCAAACAAACTTTTCAGGAAATACAGCATTCTGGTAAAGCAATATGGTTTGTCCCGGCAAGCATTTGAATATTGGACTGAGCTTTCGAAAACAACACAGTTGACCGGAGGTTTGTTTGACCCGCAGCCCGCGCAAGTCACCGGAAATATCAAGAATGTGTCCGATCCTACAAAGCTCGTATTCGGATATTTCAGCGCTTCAACAGAAGAAACTAAAAGGGTGACCATCAGCCCGAGTCTGGGTAAATTCCCAAGATGTACGGAACCTGACACCATTCCGGTCCGGTGCACCGGATTTCCTGACGACCCTTGTGCATTCAACACACAAAAGCTGCTGCTTACTTACTGGGGCCCGCGCACGGATTTTGTGTTGGTAGCAACCCCAGAATGCACCGATTGCCACACCGCAGGAGGCACTAATCAAAAGCCTGCCTTCTGGTAA
- a CDS encoding DUF4932 domain-containing protein, translated as MYLDGQRDEFNGINKLGRHFSYAFVVPQDSSVFKLVSESDSISMVLKPKKNSVFKIVREAQGDTVTCTFSIQKLVKPASLNDAYKIKNEGKTSIEIPEVYELINIIIALTRYGETNAIYKDTDYFKKVITHFTTYKQEAAVRSVDSLLQLSPEFFYLHLKMDSYVYIFSGDKIINGAIYNRIASGEKNELDPYIPVLETFAGKSGFRAFYKKQLPYYTSLKKDYTDNIDVSGMKNWLTREFPAIKNSAVKVIFSPLVGWNQSASSLTDNGFTEAQAHVNFPFINEKDKAQPAGVLKGQRMMIAFTEINHAYLNPEAEKHEKAIHNSFKDLSKWITPGKPSAGYNNALVCFEEYMNYGLVTLFYSDIFDQKTFASLNDRIENNMTESRGFQQFKTFNQELLRLYRNRKPGQTVADLYPDIINWASGHADARDR; from the coding sequence ATGTACCTGGATGGTCAACGGGATGAATTCAATGGTATAAATAAACTTGGTCGGCATTTCAGTTACGCTTTTGTTGTGCCACAGGATTCGTCCGTATTCAAGCTGGTATCAGAATCCGATTCCATATCAATGGTGCTGAAACCAAAAAAGAATAGTGTTTTTAAAATTGTAAGAGAAGCCCAGGGAGACACAGTTACGTGCACTTTTTCAATACAAAAATTAGTCAAACCCGCGTCCTTAAATGATGCATATAAAATTAAAAATGAGGGTAAAACGTCTATTGAAATTCCGGAAGTATATGAGTTAATAAATATCATCATTGCCCTCACCCGATACGGTGAAACAAATGCCATTTATAAAGACACCGACTATTTTAAAAAAGTAATCACTCATTTTACTACGTATAAGCAGGAAGCAGCTGTACGGTCAGTCGATTCGCTGTTGCAGCTCTCGCCGGAATTCTTTTATCTGCATTTAAAAATGGACAGCTATGTATATATTTTCTCTGGCGATAAAATCATAAACGGAGCCATTTACAATCGCATAGCATCTGGTGAAAAGAACGAATTGGATCCTTATATTCCGGTTTTGGAAACATTTGCCGGCAAATCCGGATTCCGTGCATTTTACAAGAAGCAATTGCCTTACTATACCAGTTTGAAAAAAGATTACACGGATAACATTGATGTATCCGGCATGAAAAACTGGCTTACACGCGAATTTCCAGCCATTAAAAATTCCGCTGTCAAAGTGATCTTTTCTCCTTTGGTCGGATGGAACCAATCTGCCAGTTCTTTAACGGATAATGGTTTTACAGAGGCACAAGCACATGTCAATTTCCCATTTATTAATGAGAAAGATAAAGCACAACCTGCCGGAGTTTTGAAAGGTCAGCGAATGATGATTGCATTTACCGAAATTAATCATGCTTACCTGAATCCCGAAGCGGAAAAGCATGAAAAAGCCATTCATAATTCATTCAAAGATTTGTCCAAATGGATTACTCCGGGCAAACCTTCCGCAGGGTATAATAATGCATTGGTTTGTTTCGAAGAGTATATGAATTACGGATTAGTCACATTGTTTTATTCAGATATTTTTGATCAGAAAACATTTGCTTCACTGAATGACCGCATTGAGAACAACATGACCGAGTCGCGCGGTTTTCAACAATTTAAAACATTTAATCAGGAATTGCTGCGCTTATATAGAAACAGAAAGCCGGGTCAGACCGTCGCAGATTTGTATCCCGACATAATTAACTGGGCATCCGGGCATGCCGACGCGAGAGACCGTTGA
- a CDS encoding TetR family transcriptional regulator → MGRKSLKGARQQEIILAFYKLAKIEGLENTSIAKIAKEMDVNPSLIIHYFQNKEELSYALIDFILDRYTPIFNVPGKSAKNSKTILLKVIDNLFSKKWDTLFDDGLFYSCYALSFRDEKIKMRYKSLLESLRHKLSELIEACNEDGSLSVDNPYECADLIFTILDGAYFYLSMIKEPSIAKAKLASYKQKALNVVGLQAESPLASGAVVLL, encoded by the coding sequence ATGGGAAGAAAAAGCCTCAAAGGGGCCCGACAGCAGGAAATTATTCTGGCTTTTTATAAATTGGCAAAGATAGAGGGACTCGAAAATACTTCTATCGCCAAGATAGCCAAGGAGATGGATGTGAACCCGAGCCTTATCATTCATTATTTTCAAAATAAAGAAGAGCTGAGCTACGCTCTGATCGACTTCATTCTCGACCGCTACACGCCGATTTTCAATGTGCCGGGAAAATCTGCCAAGAATTCGAAAACCATTCTGCTGAAAGTGATCGATAATCTTTTTTCAAAGAAGTGGGACACATTATTTGACGACGGGCTTTTTTATAGCTGCTATGCCTTATCGTTCCGGGACGAGAAAATTAAAATGAGATACAAATCCCTCCTGGAAAGCCTCAGACATAAACTTTCCGAGCTGATTGAAGCATGCAATGAAGACGGAAGCCTTTCCGTTGACAATCCCTACGAATGCGCCGATCTTATATTTACGATCCTGGATGGCGCCTATTTTTATTTAAGCATGATCAAAGAACCCTCCATCGCCAAAGCAAAACTGGCCAGCTACAAGCAAAAGGCGTTGAATGTGGTGGGTTTGCAAGCTGAAAGTCCGCTTGCGTCCGGAGCTGTTGTGTTGCTGTAA
- a CDS encoding helix-turn-helix transcriptional regulator: protein MESNGSFVNRLLPDTSVVAAIRLQGHVHYQGQNGNNCLPVLSLSGLRKSFRIAEYGHNSANILVQFKEGGAAAFFHLPIHELFELNVSLDHFFKPSELMFLQEQLEAAESIQGKVNIVQKFFIARIRCQKNDLLITHSVEKIKAAKGMLSVKELSDNLHVSLDVFEKRFRKTVGTTPKQFADIVRMKALIGQAPANGPLLNSALDAGFFDQSHFIRNFKKFTGQTPKEFFNVGRHSG from the coding sequence GTGGAAAGCAACGGCTCCTTTGTGAACCGTTTGTTGCCGGATACTTCTGTTGTAGCAGCTATCCGCTTGCAGGGTCATGTTCATTATCAAGGGCAGAATGGCAACAATTGCCTCCCTGTGCTGTCGCTATCCGGACTGAGGAAATCTTTCAGGATTGCCGAATACGGCCATAACAGTGCTAATATTCTTGTCCAGTTTAAAGAAGGCGGCGCTGCTGCCTTCTTCCATCTGCCTATTCACGAATTGTTTGAACTGAATGTATCATTAGATCACTTTTTCAAGCCCTCCGAATTAATGTTTTTGCAAGAACAGCTGGAAGCAGCTGAATCCATTCAAGGCAAAGTCAATATTGTACAGAAGTTTTTCATTGCAAGGATTCGGTGTCAAAAAAACGATCTGCTCATTACGCACTCTGTTGAAAAAATAAAGGCTGCCAAAGGAATGCTCAGTGTAAAGGAATTGTCTGATAACCTGCACGTTAGTTTAGATGTTTTTGAAAAACGATTTCGAAAGACCGTCGGGACAACACCGAAGCAATTTGCTGATATAGTCCGTATGAAAGCGCTCATCGGGCAGGCACCGGCAAATGGGCCCCTTCTTAATTCAGCTCTGGATGCTGGTTTCTTTGACCAATCGCACTTTATCAGAAACTTCAAAAAGTTCACCGGGCAGACACCGAAAGAATTTTTTAATGTCGGAAGACACTCCGGTTAA